The proteins below are encoded in one region of Apium graveolens cultivar Ventura chromosome 4, ASM990537v1, whole genome shotgun sequence:
- the LOC141717566 gene encoding pentatricopeptide repeat-containing protein At5g27110, whose amino-acid sequence MFEKQLSSNVMDIPNLLFYLKTFTNTRLLTQGKLVHQKIVTLGLQNNTDLCKKLITFYFNCQDFKHGHLVFQSLENPFEISVWNGLMAAYTKNFKFLEVLDIFRDLLLKFDLIRPDNYTYPSVLKSCSELGRVDYGGIIHGSVLKRGYVWDVVVASSVVGMYAKCGLFGYAMKVFDEMPTRDVPCWNSVMSCYYHDGQWEKALELFGRMKGSGFSPDSVSYTTAISSCARLLDLEKGKDIHKEMLSGKFPVDSFVSAALVDMYGKCGCLEMAVEVFDQMPRKSLVSWNSMIAGYRLRGDSKSGIKLLWRMIQEGKKPTSTTLSSLLMACSNSMKLLHGKFLHGYLIRNNIEADIFILNTLVDLYFKCHYVKYAEFIFRTMTKTDVVAWNVMISGYVSGGCYLEAIGMYNDMKEAGIKPDAFSLASVLAACSQLGALKQGKEIHKSMSLSMIESNQIVVGALLDMYAKCGAVNEAISVFNQLRVKDLVSWTSMIMAYGSHGQAYEALKLFKEMQKSNIQPDRVTFLAVISACSHAGLVDEGLHYYSAMINNYRIQPTIAEQSCLIDLLGRAGKLQEAYDILQRTPNMKDDIDLLSTLLSACHMHGELELGEEIASLLIERDPSDPSTYIVLAKMYASGRKWNEARKVRLRMKELGLKKNPGCSWIEIDGGIKPFFVEDTEMSQQDMIYSCLSILASHMEKDEVVVDDLHQTQPSVSLCIHE is encoded by the coding sequence ATGTTCGAAAAACAGTTGAGTTCGAATGTTATGGACATCCCAAACTTACTGTTCTACCTCAAAACATTCACCAATACAAGATTACTTACACAAGGCAAACTTGTACACCAAAAGATTGTAACTTTAGGTTTACAAAACAACACTGACCTCTGCAAAAAGCTCATAACTTTCTACTTCAATTGTCAAGATTTTAAACATGGTCATCTTGTTTTTCAATCTTTAGAAAACCCTTTTGAGATTTCTGTGTGGAATGGCCTTATGGCAGCTTACACCAAGAATTTTAAGTTTTTGGAAGTTCTTGATATTTTTCGAGATTTATTGTTGAAGTTTGATTTAATTAGGCCTGATAATTATACATATCCTAGTGTTTTGAAGTCTTGTAGTGAGTTGGGTAGGGTTGATTATGGTGGGATTATTCATGGTAGTGTGTTGAAAAGAGGGTATGTTTGGGATGTGGTTGTGGCAAGCTCTGTTGTTGGGATGTATGCGAAATGTGGGTTGTTTGGGTACGCGAtgaaggtgtttgatgaaatgcctACAAGGGATGTTCCGTGTTGGAATTCTGTTATGTCTTGTTATTATCATGATGGGCAGTGGGAGAAAGCGTTGGAATTGTTTGGGAGAATGAAGGGGTCTGGATTTTCGCCTGATTCTGTTAGTTATACAACTGCTATATCTTCGTGTGCTAGGCTTTTGGATTTGGAAAAAGGGAAGGATATTCATAAGGAGATGTTGAGTGGTAAGTTTCCTGTGGATAGTTTTGTTAGTGCCGCTCTTGTTGATATGTATGGGAAATGTGGTTGTTTGGAGATGGCTGTTGAGGTTTTTGATCAGATGCCTAGAAAGAGCTTAGTTTCGTGGAATTCCATGATTGCAGGATACAGATTAAGAGGTGACAGTAAGTCAGGCATTAAACTTTTGTGGAGAATGATTCAAGAAGGAAAAAAACCCACTTCAACAACTTTGAGCAGCTTATTAATGGCTTGTTCTAACTCAATGAAACTACTACATGGGAAGTTCCTTCACGGTTATCTGATCAGAAACAACATTGAAGCTGATATATTCATTTTGAACACTCTTGTAGATCTTTACTTTAAATGCCACTATGTTAAGTACGCTGAGTTTATTTTCAGAACAATGACAAAGACAGATGTGGTGGCATGGAATGTAATGATTTCTGGTTATGTATCGGGAGGTTGTTATTTGGAGGCTATTGGTATGTACAATGATATGAAAGAAGCTGGGATCAAACCTGATGCCTTTTCACTGGCTAGTGTCCTAGCAGCTTGTTCACAATTAGGTGCCTTAAAGCAAGGCAAAGAAATTCACAAGTCAATGAGTTTGAGTATGATTGAATCGAATCAAATAGTCGTGGGAGCTCTTCTTGATATGTATGCTAAATGTGGTGCTGTTAATGAAGCTATCAGTGTTTTTAATCAGTTACGTGTAAAAGACCTTGTGTCATGGACTTCAATGATAATGGCTTATGGGTCTCATGGTCAGGCATATGAGGCTTTGAAGCTCTTTAAAGAAATGCAGAAATCTAATATTCAACCCGACAGAGTTACTTTTTTGGcagtcatttctgcatgtagtcATGCAGGACTGGTTGATGAGGGACTTCACTACTACAGCGCAATGATCAATAACTATAGGATTCAACCCACAATTGCCGAGCAATCATGCTTGATAGATTTACTTGGGCGTGCTGGAAAATTACAAGAAGCTTATGATATTCTCCAGAGGACACCAAATATGAAAGATGATATCGATTTGTTAAGTACACTACTTTCTGCATGCCATATGCATGGTGAACTAGAACTAGGGGAAGAAATTGCAAGCTTGCTGATTGAGAGGGATCCCAGTGATCCATCAACTTACATTGTCTTAGCAAAGATGTATGCTTCTGGCAGAAAGTGGAACGAGGCACGCAAAGTCAGACTGAGGATGAAAGAGCTTGGGCTGAAAAAGAATCCAGGGTGTAGCTGGATAGAGATTGATGGGGGAATTAAACCCTTCTTTGTTGAAGACACAGAAATGTCACAACAAGATATGATATATTCTTGTTTGTCCATTCTTGCCAGTCACATGGAGAAGGATGAAGTGGTTGTGGACGATCTTCATCAGACACAACCGTCAGTTTCACTGTGCATTCATGAATAA